A region of Campylobacter armoricus DNA encodes the following proteins:
- a CDS encoding aminotransferase class V-fold PLP-dependent enzyme, which translates to MKIEELKKDIILKKGIYYFDFTASALALKSIEKEIKKILATYANTHSDSSLNSFTTQQHYENARKNLKKYLEIDESFALIACGNGSSAAIKKFQELLGLYIPPLIKQKYFQNIDKKKLPLVIVGPYEHHSNELSFREALCECIRIPLNKNGELDFIFLEKLLQKSKNRQIIASFNAASNVTGILSDYKKLYSLIKQYNGIVAFDISSLAPYANLNSKFYDATFISSHKLLGGVGSCGLLVIKKNLCGSTPSFAAGGTVGYVSRISQQYLCEVENLEEGGTPGIIQLIRASLAFKIRNEIGLNFIKQKEQELCKYFFKEYKKIPNLKLYAQNITHRLPIFALNIEGISPFDLAYKLSKTYKIETRAGCACAGPYGHDLLNLKDNQKLNFKPGWLRVGFHYIHTKEDIDYFFKALKASIKALS; encoded by the coding sequence TTGAAAATAGAAGAATTAAAAAAAGATATTATATTAAAAAAAGGTATATATTATTTTGATTTTACAGCAAGCGCCTTAGCATTAAAAAGCATAGAAAAAGAAATTAAAAAAATTCTTGCAACTTATGCTAATACTCATTCAGATAGCTCTTTAAATTCCTTCACTACGCAACAGCACTATGAAAATGCAAGAAAAAATTTAAAAAAATACTTAGAAATTGATGAAAGTTTTGCCTTAATAGCTTGTGGAAATGGGTCTTCAGCAGCTATAAAAAAATTTCAAGAGCTTTTAGGATTATATATTCCACCATTAATCAAGCAAAAATATTTTCAAAATATTGATAAAAAAAAATTACCTTTAGTTATAGTAGGACCATACGAGCACCATTCAAACGAACTTTCATTTAGAGAAGCCTTGTGTGAATGCATACGCATACCTTTAAATAAAAATGGTGAATTAGATTTTATATTTTTAGAAAAATTATTACAAAAATCCAAAAACAGACAAATCATAGCAAGTTTTAACGCTGCATCAAATGTTACAGGAATTTTAAGTGATTATAAAAAACTCTACTCTTTAATTAAACAATACAATGGTATAGTTGCTTTTGATATTTCCTCTTTAGCCCCTTATGCAAATTTAAACTCCAAATTTTATGATGCGACATTTATTAGCTCTCACAAATTGCTCGGAGGGGTGGGATCTTGTGGTTTGCTTGTTATTAAAAAAAATTTATGCGGAAGCACCCCTAGTTTTGCAGCAGGTGGAACCGTGGGTTATGTCTCAAGAATTTCTCAACAATATTTATGTGAAGTAGAAAATTTAGAAGAAGGTGGCACACCTGGTATTATTCAACTTATTAGAGCAAGTTTGGCTTTTAAAATACGCAACGAAATAGGATTAAATTTTATAAAACAAAAAGAACAGGAACTTTGTAAATACTTTTTTAAAGAGTATAAAAAAATTCCAAATCTAAAGCTGTATGCACAAAATATTACACATAGGCTTCCTATTTTCGCTTTAAATATAGAAGGAATTTCACCTTTTGATTTAGCTTATAAATTAAGCAAAACATATAAAATAGAAACAAGAGCAGGTTGTGCTTGTGCAGGACCTTATGGACATGATTTACTTAACCTAAAAGATAATCAAAAATTAAATTTTAAACCAGGGTGGCTAAGGGTAGGATTTCATTATATACATACAAAAGAAGATATTGATTACTTTTTCAAAGCCTTGAAAGCAAGCATCAAGGCTTTGAGTTAA
- a CDS encoding tyrosine-type recombinase/integrase — MALSQSDIEALKIKEKQYLVPLGEPKELYLKIHPTGKKVFQLREQKLKKYITIGEFRKGLLSLAEARKEAIKILQQLRSGDFIDNKNKKFTLNMANDHYIQTIGKKLSYFTIKKEQGTFIKYIQPMLGQKPINLLEKKDFLPIYDHMNSKNIYSTLNKSIAFICRILELARQRGELKTNIIADLKDLQKYYKLINDDCSVKHFKALIEEKEVKFMLECMKEYRQRARTNPNIINAIYFTLLTAQRSKNIRFAKWSEIDFNNNLWVIQAKDLKVKSNGENIIPLNEYALKILQMQKMFNINKEYVFFNLNKCISDNFASKFFKMYDLKHTIHGFRSTFRSICTEKSNELIKLGIGKDIAEMILHHVNGSEVERAYNRSKAIDLRKQLMNWYGKYLNSLCDFDF; from the coding sequence ATGGCACTCTCTCAAAGCGATATAGAAGCATTAAAAATAAAGGAAAAACAATACTTAGTTCCGCTCGGTGAGCCAAAAGAGCTTTATTTAAAAATTCATCCTACAGGTAAAAAAGTTTTTCAACTTAGAGAACAAAAATTAAAAAAATATATAACCATAGGAGAGTTTAGAAAAGGATTGTTAAGTCTTGCAGAAGCTAGAAAGGAAGCGATTAAGATTTTACAACAATTAAGAAGCGGGGATTTTATCGATAATAAGAATAAAAAATTCACTTTAAATATGGCAAATGATCACTATATACAAACTATAGGAAAAAAACTATCATATTTTACTATAAAAAAGGAGCAGGGAACCTTTATAAAATACATACAGCCTATGCTAGGGCAAAAGCCTATTAATTTGCTAGAAAAGAAAGATTTTTTACCTATTTATGATCATATGAATTCAAAAAATATTTATTCAACTTTAAATAAAAGTATTGCTTTTATTTGTAGGATTTTAGAACTTGCAAGGCAAAGAGGGGAATTAAAAACTAATATTATTGCAGATTTGAAAGATTTGCAAAAGTATTATAAGCTAATTAATGATGATTGTAGCGTGAAGCATTTTAAGGCTTTGATAGAAGAAAAAGAAGTTAAATTTATGCTTGAATGTATGAAAGAATATAGACAAAGAGCAAGAACTAATCCAAATATTATAAACGCAATTTATTTTACGCTTTTGACAGCACAAAGAAGTAAAAATATACGATTTGCTAAATGGAGTGAGATAGATTTTAATAATAATCTTTGGGTTATACAGGCTAAAGACTTGAAAGTAAAAAGCAATGGTGAAAATATTATTCCATTGAATGAATATGCATTAAAAATATTACAAATGCAAAAGATGTTTAATATAAACAAAGAATATGTGTTTTTTAATCTCAACAAATGCATTAGCGATAATTTTGCAAGCAAGTTTTTTAAAATGTATGATTTAAAACATACAATACATGGATTTAGAAGCACTTTTAGGAGTATATGCACTGAAAAAAGCAACGAGCTTATAAAACTTGGCATAGGCAAAGATATCGCTGAGATGATATTGCATCATGTAAATGGAAGCGAAGTTGAAAGAGCTTATAATAGAAGTAAGGCTATCGATTTAAGAAAACAGCTTATGAATTGGTATGGAAAATACTTAAATTCTTTATGTGATTTTGATTTTTAG
- a CDS encoding adenylosuccinate lyase, translating into MQVVQTLESVSVNTDDFTMFKYFQDLIRKNFSKVIGNKNKTLSFFVENEIPQRRYFLKLVNHKYKKDTGNQIDNLAFAHYKTFKLNLAQANTLKPVIFAKIGFSQKNILITLSSNEKLFAVYLEQYFKGHKSSYDEKNCIFSIVYKDDNTLNLLEILASVNEHLKYCVDFTINEVQLLEFRNKMKNKSKTSWKFNALAKLFESYFQTLGCSSNDDFATIRQNYLNLVKIYHPDRHQEKSKIEQAYCREEFEKIQLAYESLKSLYKNNT; encoded by the coding sequence ATGCAAGTAGTACAAACTTTAGAATCAGTTAGTGTTAATACTGATGATTTTACAATGTTTAAATATTTTCAAGATCTTATCCGTAAAAATTTTTCAAAAGTTATAGGAAATAAAAATAAAACATTATCGTTTTTTGTTGAAAATGAAATTCCTCAAAGAAGATATTTTTTAAAACTTGTAAATCACAAATATAAAAAAGATACGGGAAATCAAATAGATAATCTTGCTTTTGCCCATTATAAAACTTTCAAGCTCAATTTAGCACAAGCTAATACTTTAAAACCAGTTATTTTTGCTAAAATTGGTTTTTCTCAAAAAAACATATTAATTACTTTAAGCTCTAATGAAAAATTATTTGCTGTATATTTAGAGCAGTATTTTAAGGGACATAAAAGTTCTTATGATGAAAAAAATTGTATCTTTTCTATAGTATATAAAGATGATAATACTTTAAATCTTTTAGAAATTTTAGCTAGTGTGAATGAACATTTAAAATATTGTGTTGATTTTACAATTAATGAAGTTCAGCTTTTAGAATTTAGAAATAAAATGAAGAATAAATCTAAAACAAGCTGGAAATTTAATGCTTTAGCAAAGCTTTTTGAAAGTTATTTTCAAACTTTAGGGTGTAGTAGTAATGATGATTTTGCTACGATTAGGCAAAATTATCTTAATTTGGTTAAAATCTATCACCCTGATCGTCATCAAGAAAAAAGTAAAATTGAACAAGCTTATTGTCGTGAAGAGTTTGAAAAAATTCAACTTGCATATGAGAGTTTAAAATCTTTATATAAAAATAATACTTAA
- a CDS encoding transporter substrate-binding domain-containing protein, whose protein sequence is MKKILYVVLTIFGILALGACSSDKSQASTSSEKVYKVGIAANYPPFDFIKDAKITGFDVDLLEEIAKRENLKLEWVNMSFDGLIPALKAGKIDMIASAMSSTPQRLASMDFSNTYFNTKNLYLKLKTDTSISDKKTLEGKKIGVQLGTLQESAAKTIPNAQVVASEEMLAAILALKAGKVDAVLTDKDIGKGYLKTNEELEAFLEENDGSSGFCVAFDKGKQVELVQKINAGLEKVKADNTYQKIVEKYDLQ, encoded by the coding sequence ATGAAAAAAATATTATATGTTGTTTTGACAATATTTGGTATATTGGCTTTAGGTGCTTGTTCTAGTGATAAAAGTCAAGCTAGTACTTCTAGTGAAAAAGTATATAAAGTAGGTATAGCAGCAAATTATCCTCCTTTTGACTTTATTAAAGATGCAAAAATTACTGGTTTTGATGTAGATTTACTAGAAGAAATAGCTAAAAGAGAAAATCTAAAACTTGAGTGGGTTAATATGAGTTTTGATGGTTTGATTCCTGCTTTAAAAGCTGGAAAAATTGATATGATTGCTTCTGCAATGAGTTCAACTCCACAAAGATTAGCAAGTATGGACTTTAGCAATACTTATTTTAATACTAAAAATTTATATTTAAAATTAAAAACTGATACAAGTATTAGTGATAAAAAAACTCTTGAGGGCAAAAAGATAGGAGTTCAACTTGGAACACTTCAAGAAAGTGCTGCTAAAACTATACCAAATGCACAGGTGGTAGCAAGTGAAGAAATGTTAGCAGCAATTTTAGCTTTAAAAGCTGGTAAGGTTGATGCTGTTTTAACAGATAAAGATATTGGTAAAGGTTATTTAAAAACGAATGAAGAATTGGAAGCATTTTTAGAAGAAAATGATGGAAGTTCAGGATTTTGTGTAGCTTTTGATAAAGGAAAGCAAGTTGAACTTGTTCAAAAAATTAATGCCGGTTTAGAAAAAGTTAAAGCTGATAATACTTATCAAAAAATCGTAGAAAAATATGATTTACAATAA
- a CDS encoding pentapeptide repeat-containing protein → MATIYDKKGNIIIEKTEFNSNELLDFCRKQKISLRDANFKEQNLVGLDFNSLDLIGADFTDAILQYCNFQSSIISNANFTTAVLKNAYMQDVIANETNFKNCSLQNIISISARFVNCDFSGADLRENNFLKTKILNPVFKNTLISNTIGDMKNICSLQVEKFFISFNSQDIAIGCKQESISWWKNVKNEELNDGREDYTQVWNAYKDILFKIIDIKKGVKI, encoded by the coding sequence ATGGCTACAATTTATGACAAAAAAGGAAATATTATTATAGAAAAAACCGAATTTAACTCGAATGAATTACTTGATTTTTGCAGAAAGCAAAAAATATCTTTAAGAGACGCTAATTTTAAAGAGCAAAATTTAGTAGGTCTAGATTTTAATAGCTTAGATCTAATCGGGGCTGATTTTACCGACGCTATTTTACAATATTGCAATTTCCAATCAAGCATTATATCAAATGCTAATTTTACAACCGCTGTTTTAAAAAACGCCTATATGCAAGATGTAATCGCAAATGAAACTAATTTTAAAAATTGCTCATTGCAAAATATTATTTCAATTTCAGCTAGATTTGTAAATTGTGATTTTAGCGGGGCTGATTTAAGAGAAAATAATTTTTTAAAAACTAAAATTTTAAATCCGGTTTTTAAAAATACTTTAATTTCAAATACCATAGGAGATATGAAAAACATATGCTCGCTACAAGTAGAAAAATTTTTTATATCATTTAATTCACAAGATATAGCCATAGGTTGCAAACAAGAAAGCATATCATGGTGGAAAAATGTAAAAAATGAAGAGTTAAACGATGGTCGTGAAGATTATACGCAAGTATGGAATGCATACAAAGACATTTTGTTTAAAATTATTGACATAAAAAAAGGAGTTAAAATATGA
- a CDS encoding transporter substrate-binding domain-containing protein produces MKKLYVVLALFSLLILGACSKQADNQNKVLKVGIEASYPPYEFIQDGKLSGFDVDIIEELSKRANFKIEFVNMSYDALIPALMGKKIDLIISSMGITPQRTQNVDFSISYFKDKNVYLKHKDSDFLQKDDLKSKNICVLLGSIQENAAKQILNAKVVANESMLNCFLSLDAKKTDAVVTDKASAMNFLKQYPNINTFYEEDDGSEGFGIAFRKNEFKDLIFKVNQYLEEMKKDGTLEKFLVKYNLKD; encoded by the coding sequence ATGAAAAAATTATATGTTGTTTTAGCGTTATTTAGTTTATTAATTTTAGGTGCTTGTTCAAAGCAAGCTGATAATCAAAATAAAGTTTTAAAAGTTGGAATAGAAGCGAGCTATCCTCCGTATGAATTCATACAGGATGGAAAACTTAGTGGTTTTGATGTAGATATTATTGAAGAACTTTCAAAAAGAGCCAATTTTAAAATAGAGTTTGTTAATATGAGTTATGATGCACTTATTCCAGCTTTGATGGGTAAAAAAATCGATCTTATTATTTCTTCTATGGGAATCACTCCTCAAAGAACACAAAATGTGGATTTTAGTATTTCTTATTTTAAAGATAAAAATGTGTATTTAAAACACAAAGATAGTGATTTTTTACAAAAAGATGATTTAAAATCAAAAAATATTTGTGTATTATTGGGCTCTATTCAAGAAAATGCAGCAAAGCAAATTTTAAATGCAAAAGTAGTGGCCAATGAAAGTATGCTAAATTGCTTTTTAAGTTTAGATGCTAAAAAAACTGATGCTGTAGTAACTGATAAAGCTAGTGCAATGAATTTTTTGAAACAATATCCTAATATAAATACTTTTTATGAAGAAGATGATGGAAGCGAGGGTTTTGGTATAGCGTTTAGAAAAAATGAGTTTAAAGATTTAATCTTTAAGGTTAACCAATATTTAGAAGAAATGAAAAAAGATGGTACTTTAGAAAAATTTTTAGTTAAATATAATTTAAAGGATTAA
- a CDS encoding fla regulon two-component system sensor histidine kinase FlgS — protein sequence MDENILKSLDSSEKEDLQRGLKFLIEQTFVLENEYKQLSENYISLTRTMDEVAEVLPMALWILDANKKITLQNNNARQQPKLLENIDLEKTHYELEFNHKFYLIKVTSHVDKLIVSATDISDEKRNERLASMGTIAAHLAHEIRNPIGSISLLSSTLFERSELKNKHIVLEIQKAISRVERIVNSTLLFTKGVHVNLNEFNLQELQDECEQAVNAYNYLANIEFEFDFFDFKINADKSLLALVLQNLLYNAIDAIEESEKDEGEIKVKCEQRENKIFIKVYDNGVQIKDKKMVFEAFKTTKLKGNGLGLSLSKQIVDAHNGVLGFEENPKCFFIELKI from the coding sequence ATGGATGAAAATATTTTAAAAAGTTTAGATTCTAGTGAAAAAGAAGATTTACAAAGAGGATTAAAATTTTTAATAGAACAAACTTTTGTTTTAGAAAATGAATATAAACAACTTAGTGAAAATTATATTTCTCTAACACGAACCATGGATGAAGTTGCAGAAGTATTACCGATGGCTTTATGGATTTTAGATGCTAATAAAAAAATAACTTTACAAAACAATAACGCTAGACAGCAACCAAAACTTTTAGAAAATATTGATCTTGAAAAAACTCACTATGAGCTTGAATTTAATCACAAGTTTTATTTGATAAAAGTTACTTCTCATGTTGATAAATTAATAGTTAGTGCTACAGATATTAGTGATGAAAAAAGAAATGAAAGACTAGCTAGCATGGGAACGATTGCTGCACATTTAGCACACGAAATAAGAAATCCTATAGGTTCTATTTCTTTGTTAAGTTCAACTTTATTTGAAAGAAGTGAGCTAAAAAATAAGCATATTGTTTTAGAAATTCAAAAGGCTATTTCAAGAGTTGAGCGTATTGTAAATTCTACTTTACTTTTTACAAAAGGTGTGCATGTTAATTTAAATGAATTTAATTTACAAGAGTTGCAAGATGAATGCGAACAAGCTGTTAATGCGTATAATTATTTGGCAAACATTGAATTTGAATTTGATTTTTTTGATTTTAAAATTAATGCTGATAAATCTTTACTAGCTTTAGTTTTACAAAATTTACTTTATAATGCTATAGATGCTATTGAAGAAAGTGAAAAAGACGAAGGGGAAATAAAAGTTAAATGCGAACAAAGAGAAAATAAAATTTTTATTAAAGTATATGATAATGGCGTCCAAATTAAAGACAAAAAAATGGTTTTTGAAGCCTTTAAAACAACAAAATTAAAAGGGAATGGCTTAGGACTTTCCTTGTCTAAGCAAATAGTTGACGCACATAATGGGGTTTTGGGTTTTGAAGAAAATCCAAAATGTTTTTTTATAGAACTTAAAATTTAA
- a CDS encoding DUF234 domain-containing protein: MIIKFRDFSKLNKSFNIKELFDFYSVFDGFDFDFKLDLYDNILNVFILRAFDILNSLGLEENALKALCILSKNNRKRYSINKSIPHFQALGLINKLLEKNILILEKSQEKPIVKNKRQKIKKELRTYNIQDKLIFANQGLRFYFYFIYPNLNLIVEKKYNEILETIKNNLENYQSFAFELLCKEFLAKKLKVEQVYSFWNYYCEIDLYYQKDNFCVLGEAKFKERKVCKNILNILKNKAKQLKIQPNLYVLFSKSGFSKELIAKKEHNLLLYTLDDFILLNEV, translated from the coding sequence ATGATTATAAAATTTAGAGATTTTTCAAAACTTAATAAAAGCTTTAACATTAAAGAACTTTTTGATTTTTATAGTGTGTTTGATGGTTTTGACTTTGATTTTAAATTGGATTTATATGATAATATTTTAAATGTTTTTATTTTACGGGCTTTTGATATTTTAAATTCTTTAGGCTTAGAGGAAAATGCATTGAAAGCTTTGTGTATTTTAAGTAAAAACAATAGAAAACGATATTCTATAAACAAGTCAATTCCACATTTTCAAGCTTTGGGGCTTATTAATAAACTTTTAGAAAAAAATATATTAATACTTGAAAAAAGTCAAGAAAAGCCTATTGTAAAAAACAAAAGACAAAAGATTAAAAAAGAATTAAGAACTTATAATATTCAGGATAAACTTATCTTTGCTAATCAAGGATTAAGATTTTACTTTTATTTTATTTATCCTAATTTAAATTTAATAGTTGAAAAAAAATATAACGAAATATTAGAGACTATAAAAAATAATTTAGAAAATTATCAAAGTTTTGCTTTTGAACTACTATGTAAAGAATTTTTAGCAAAAAAACTTAAAGTAGAACAAGTGTATAGTTTTTGGAATTATTATTGCGAGATAGATCTTTATTATCAAAAGGACAATTTTTGTGTTCTAGGTGAAGCTAAATTTAAAGAGAGAAAAGTATGTAAAAATATATTAAACATTTTAAAAAATAAAGCAAAACAGCTTAAAATTCAGCCTAATTTGTATGTTTTATTTTCAAAAAGTGGTTTTAGTAAAGAGCTTATTGCAAAAAAGGAGCATAATTTGCTTTTATACACTTTAGATGATTTTATTCTTTTAAATGAGGTTTGA
- the ftsW gene encoding putative lipid II flippase FtsW, whose translation MTADRKLFFLSCILITIGILFSYSLSAFTVLYLEYNEFHFFIRQLFFGLSGIGIIYLVSRLNPDSKHAHYLMIGVLIIAFLCVVILPFLPTFLATAAGGAKRWIRLGPLSISPVEFFKIGLIYFLAWSYTRRIDDSKKAIKHEILILIPYFLLAAIVIGYIYMTQNDLGQSVISFFLVFALAFFAGASKRLFAFGVVIVGMIGVLVILSNQRRIQRIAAWWGNIQDAFLPFFPDWLASALRVSHNSEPYQISHSLNAIAHGGFFGEGLGLGTFKLGFLSEVHTDFVLSGITEEVGLLGLSVICFIYLMVILRIFRIAGRCENKVHFLFCSGVALLLLFSFFMNAFGIISLTPLKGVAVPLLSYGGSSMWSICLGIGYVLMISKKVKI comes from the coding sequence TTGACTGCTGATAGAAAATTATTTTTTTTAAGTTGTATTTTAATTACTATAGGGATTCTTTTTTCTTATTCTTTGAGTGCTTTTACTGTTCTTTATTTAGAATACAACGAATTTCATTTTTTTATAAGACAACTTTTTTTCGGATTAAGTGGCATAGGGATTATATATTTAGTTTCAAGACTTAATCCAGATAGCAAACATGCACATTATTTAATGATTGGTGTGCTAATTATCGCATTTTTATGTGTCGTTATTTTGCCTTTTTTGCCAACTTTTTTGGCAACGGCTGCAGGTGGTGCGAAAAGATGGATTAGATTAGGTCCACTTTCTATATCTCCTGTTGAATTTTTTAAAATTGGATTGATATATTTTCTTGCTTGGTCTTACACAAGAAGAATAGATGATAGCAAAAAAGCCATTAAGCATGAAATCTTGATTTTGATCCCATATTTTTTATTAGCTGCTATAGTAATTGGTTATATTTATATGACACAAAACGACTTAGGGCAAAGTGTAATTTCATTCTTTTTAGTGTTTGCTTTAGCTTTTTTTGCAGGAGCTAGCAAAAGACTTTTTGCTTTTGGTGTGGTTATTGTTGGAATGATTGGTGTTTTAGTTATTTTAAGTAATCAAAGAAGAATTCAGCGCATTGCTGCGTGGTGGGGAAATATTCAAGATGCGTTTTTACCTTTTTTTCCTGATTGGTTAGCAAGTGCTTTAAGAGTTAGTCATAATAGTGAACCTTATCAAATTTCACATAGTTTAAATGCTATAGCCCATGGTGGATTTTTTGGTGAAGGTTTGGGACTTGGAACATTTAAACTTGGATTTTTAAGTGAAGTGCATACTGACTTTGTTTTATCAGGGATAACCGAAGAAGTAGGTTTATTAGGGTTGAGTGTTATTTGTTTTATTTATTTAATGGTAATACTTAGAATTTTTAGAATTGCTGGAAGATGTGAAAATAAGGTACATTTTTTATTTTGTTCAGGTGTTGCTTTGTTATTGCTATTCTCTTTTTTTATGAATGCTTTTGGAATTATATCTTTAACCCCTCTTAAAGGTGTGGCGGTTCCGCTTTTAAGCTATGGAGGAAGTTCTATGTGGTCTATTTGTTTAGGAATAGGCTATGTATTGATGATTAGTAAAAAGGTAAAAATATAA
- a CDS encoding YopX family protein yields the protein MKLQDFDFRVWNGKKYLKQKIYNDNINDNEYIAVTGNVDDENYVFTIKHSCERDYYGGDYDEYCKVKDFISCNYEIELWTGLYDKFGDKIYEGDIVKYCDFENLVIKFVDGVFIASRSYNEFIKKIKHGYNEEEVKNTLFKSSYKLYKQVFDEKMCDNLKIIGNIHENHI from the coding sequence ATGAAACTACAAGATTTTGATTTTAGAGTTTGGAATGGCAAAAAATATTTAAAACAAAAAATATACAATGATAATATAAACGACAATGAGTATATCGCTGTTACAGGAAATGTTGATGATGAGAACTATGTTTTTACTATAAAACATAGTTGTGAAAGAGATTATTATGGTGGAGACTACGATGAATATTGCAAAGTTAAAGACTTTATATCGTGTAATTATGAAATAGAACTATGGACAGGGCTTTACGATAAATTTGGCGATAAAATCTATGAAGGAGATATTGTAAAGTATTGTGATTTTGAAAATTTAGTAATTAAATTTGTGGATGGAGTTTTTATAGCTAGTCGTTCTTATAATGAGTTTATAAAAAAAATAAAACATGGATACAATGAAGAAGAAGTTAAAAACACTTTGTTTAAATCATCTTATAAATTATACAAGCAAGTTTTTGATGAAAAAATGTGTGATAACTTAAAAATAATCGGCAATATCCACGAAAACCACATCTAA
- the argF gene encoding ornithine carbamoyltransferase: protein MRHFLTLMDFTKEDILAIVDHAIKLKTNPKKLLHDKTLAMIFEKNSTRTRMAFELAITELGGKAIFLDSNDLQLGRGEPIKDTARVIGSMVDFVMMRVKNHDSLIEFAKYSKAPVINGLSELYHPTQILGDLLTIKEWGKEKDNNVKIAFVGDSNNVCNSWLIASAILGYEISIAIPENYNINTQVWDFVTKKSEISGAKISLFHNKFDALKNKDVVITDTWISMGEEKEKENKIKDFAGFIIDDDAMRQANGDAILLHCLPAYRGFEVSEMVFEKHSKVIFEEAVNRLYVVKALLCFLNKSL from the coding sequence ATGAGACATTTTTTAACATTAATGGATTTTACAAAAGAGGATATTTTAGCTATTGTTGATCATGCTATCAAACTTAAGACAAATCCAAAAAAACTATTGCATGATAAAACTTTAGCAATGATTTTCGAAAAAAATTCTACACGCACCAGAATGGCTTTTGAGCTTGCGATTACAGAACTTGGCGGAAAAGCTATATTTTTAGATAGTAACGATTTGCAACTTGGTAGAGGTGAACCTATTAAAGATACTGCTAGAGTTATTGGTTCTATGGTTGATTTTGTAATGATGAGAGTAAAAAATCATGATAGTTTAATAGAATTTGCAAAATATTCTAAAGCTCCTGTCATCAATGGTTTGAGTGAGCTTTATCATCCAACGCAGATTTTAGGAGATTTATTAACCATTAAAGAATGGGGCAAAGAAAAAGATAATAATGTAAAAATTGCTTTTGTAGGAGATAGTAATAATGTGTGTAATTCTTGGCTAATAGCTTCTGCAATTTTAGGTTATGAAATTAGCATAGCCATACCAGAAAATTACAATATCAATACTCAAGTTTGGGATTTTGTTACAAAAAAATCAGAAATTTCAGGAGCTAAAATTTCTTTATTTCACAACAAATTTGATGCTTTAAAAAATAAAGATGTAGTCATAACTGATACTTGGATTTCTATGGGTGAAGAAAAGGAAAAAGAAAATAAAATAAAAGATTTTGCTGGTTTTATTATTGATGATGATGCAATGAGACAAGCAAATGGCGATGCTATTTTACTCCATTGTTTGCCTGCATATAGGGGTTTTGAAGTTAGTGAAATGGTCTTTGAGAAACATTCAAAAGTGATTTTTGAAGAAGCTGTAAATCGTCTTTATGTGGTAAAAGCACTTCTTTGTTTTTTAAACAAGAGTTTATAA